Proteins encoded by one window of Sorangium aterium:
- the lon gene encoding endopeptidase La, producing the protein MFFKNDSDRGKNAPERGIVPLLPLRDIIVFPHMVSQLFVGRERSIAALDEAMNRGKEIFLAAQRNAKTNDPTPDDIFGVGSVGAIMQLLRLPDGTVKVLIEGKRRARIRRYVQSDAYFLIEYDEIVESSVASVEVEALMRSVQSTFEMYVKLNKKIQPEVLMAVQAIDEASRLADTIIANLPTIKLTDRQALLEMEEPQKRLERLIELMQAEIEILQVEKKIRSRVKKQMEKTQKEYYLNEQMQAIQKELGGGERDEFKNEIQEIEEALKTKRMSKEAAAKVKKELKKLKMMHPTSAEATVVRNYIDWILELPWYDKSEERYDLVEAERILDEDHYGLKKIKERILEYLAVQALTKKLKGPVLCFVGPPGVGKTSLAKSIARATGRKFVRLSLGGVRDEAEIRGHRRTYIGALPGKLIQSLKKVGTNNPVFLLDEVDKMSTDFRGDPAAALLEVLDPEQNHTFNDHYLDLDYDLSDVMFITTANTLSGIPVPLQDRMEVIQLSGYTEFEKLNIAVKYLVPRQRKECGLEDVSLDFTEGALRTIIHHYTKESGVRSLEREIASVCRKVARRVVSDGKEKPIEVVAKSIPKYLGVPKYRLGRREERDEVGLVNGLAVTNVGGDLLPAEATVVPGKGKLVITGLLEKGMEESGHAAMSYVRSRLDRLGLDADVYQKVDVHIHFPDFVRKDGPSAGVTMVTALVSALMKVPVRRDLAMTGEITLRGRVMPIGGLKEKLLAAHRGGIATVILPKENRKDLRDVPRRVLKALRLVLVEHVDDVLREALILPDSYAVFGPPKGVLEYRDGELVTEAASVKAPPAAAGEPTPAAPPGA; encoded by the coding sequence ATGTTCTTCAAGAACGACAGTGATCGCGGCAAGAACGCACCCGAGCGCGGGATCGTCCCGTTGCTCCCGCTTCGCGACATCATCGTCTTTCCACACATGGTCTCGCAGCTGTTCGTCGGGCGCGAGCGCAGCATCGCCGCGCTCGACGAGGCGATGAACCGCGGCAAGGAGATCTTCCTCGCCGCGCAGCGCAACGCGAAGACGAACGATCCGACGCCGGACGACATCTTCGGCGTCGGCTCGGTCGGCGCCATCATGCAGCTGCTCCGCCTCCCGGACGGCACCGTCAAGGTGCTCATCGAGGGCAAGCGCCGGGCGCGCATCCGCCGCTACGTCCAGAGCGATGCGTACTTCCTGATCGAGTACGACGAGATCGTCGAGAGCTCGGTCGCGAGCGTCGAGGTCGAGGCGCTGATGCGCTCGGTCCAGTCGACGTTCGAGATGTACGTCAAGCTCAACAAGAAGATCCAGCCCGAGGTCCTGATGGCGGTGCAGGCCATCGACGAGGCCTCGCGGCTGGCCGACACCATCATCGCCAACCTGCCGACCATCAAACTGACCGACCGGCAGGCGCTGCTCGAAATGGAGGAGCCGCAGAAGCGGCTCGAGCGTCTCATCGAGTTGATGCAGGCCGAGATCGAGATTCTCCAAGTGGAGAAGAAGATCCGGAGTCGCGTCAAGAAGCAGATGGAGAAGACGCAGAAGGAGTACTACCTCAACGAGCAGATGCAGGCCATCCAGAAGGAGCTGGGCGGCGGCGAGCGCGACGAGTTCAAGAACGAGATCCAGGAGATCGAAGAGGCCCTCAAGACCAAGCGGATGAGCAAGGAGGCCGCCGCGAAGGTCAAGAAGGAGCTCAAGAAGCTGAAGATGATGCACCCCACGAGCGCCGAGGCGACCGTGGTGCGCAACTACATCGATTGGATCCTGGAGCTCCCCTGGTACGACAAGAGCGAGGAGCGTTATGACCTCGTCGAGGCCGAGCGGATCCTCGATGAGGATCACTACGGCCTCAAGAAGATCAAGGAGCGGATCCTCGAGTACCTGGCGGTCCAGGCGCTCACGAAGAAGCTCAAGGGCCCGGTGCTCTGCTTCGTCGGGCCGCCCGGCGTCGGCAAGACGAGCCTGGCGAAGTCGATCGCGCGGGCGACGGGGCGCAAGTTCGTGAGGCTGTCGCTCGGCGGCGTGCGCGACGAGGCGGAGATCCGCGGCCACCGGCGGACGTACATCGGCGCGCTGCCCGGCAAGCTGATCCAGTCGCTCAAGAAGGTCGGGACGAACAACCCCGTGTTCCTGCTCGACGAGGTCGACAAGATGTCGACCGACTTCCGCGGGGATCCGGCGGCTGCGCTGCTCGAGGTGCTCGATCCGGAGCAGAACCACACGTTCAACGACCATTACCTGGATCTCGATTACGATCTCTCCGACGTGATGTTCATCACAACGGCGAACACGCTCTCTGGCATCCCGGTGCCGCTCCAGGACCGCATGGAGGTCATTCAGCTCTCGGGCTACACGGAGTTCGAGAAGCTGAACATCGCGGTGAAGTACCTCGTGCCCCGGCAGCGGAAGGAGTGCGGCCTCGAGGACGTGTCGCTCGACTTCACGGAGGGCGCGCTCCGGACGATCATCCACCACTACACGAAGGAGAGCGGCGTGCGCTCGCTGGAGCGCGAGATCGCGAGCGTCTGCCGCAAGGTGGCCAGGCGGGTGGTGTCCGACGGCAAGGAGAAGCCGATCGAGGTCGTCGCGAAGAGCATCCCGAAGTACCTCGGCGTCCCCAAGTACCGGCTCGGCCGGCGCGAGGAGCGCGACGAGGTGGGCCTCGTGAACGGCCTCGCCGTGACCAACGTCGGGGGCGATCTGCTCCCGGCCGAGGCGACGGTGGTGCCGGGCAAGGGCAAGCTCGTGATCACCGGGCTGCTGGAGAAGGGGATGGAGGAGAGCGGGCACGCGGCGATGAGCTATGTCCGCTCGCGCCTCGATCGCCTCGGGCTTGACGCGGATGTCTATCAGAAGGTCGACGTCCACATTCACTTCCCCGATTTCGTCCGCAAGGACGGGCCCAGCGCCGGCGTCACGATGGTGACCGCGCTCGTGAGCGCGCTGATGAAGGTGCCTGTCCGGAGGGATCTCGCGATGACGGGCGAGATCACCCTGCGCGGCCGCGTGATGCCGATCGGCGGGCTCAAGGAGAAGCTGCTGGCGGCCCATCGCGGCGGCATCGCGACCGTCATCCTGCCGAAGGAGAACCGGAAGGATCTCCGGGACGTGCCGCGGCGGGTGCTGAAGGCGCTGCGGCTCGTGCTCGTCGAGCACGTCGACGACGTGCTCCGTGAGGCGCTGATCCTGCCCGACTCCTATGCGGTCTTCGGGCCGCCCAAGGGCGTCCTGGAGTACCGGGACGGCGAGCTCGTCACCGAGGCGGCGTCGGTCAAGGCGCCGCCGGCCGCGGCGGGCGAGCCGACGCCGGCCGCGCCGCCCGGCGCGTGA
- the purH gene encoding bifunctional phosphoribosylaminoimidazolecarboxamide formyltransferase/IMP cyclohydrolase codes for MIRRALISVSDKTGLLPLARRLAEKGVEILSTGGTQRALADAGVPVIGVEAYTGSPEVMDGRVKTLHPRVHGGILMRGAIDDEDLARLGGAPIDLVVCNLYPFEATVRKPGVTHPEIIENIDIGGPSMVRSAAKNHARVAVVVDPADYDAVLAEIDRQGEVSSATRRRLATKAFAHTAAYDGMVSGYLSSLPEDGEPNAAQREAYPRFLTLALERAYPLRYGENPHQSGAFYRERGAAAGSLALAESLGAGGKELSFNNLVDVDAAFEAVREFTQPAAVVVKHTNPCGVATGDSLAAAYRTAREADAVSAFGGIVALNREVDRAAAEVLVETFLECVVAPAYAPEALEVLRTKKNLRLLATGALLPADHRELTFKRVGGGLVVQERDASAAGEVRGGRVVTKRAPTEEEIEALDLGWRVCKHVKSNAIVLAIPGRTVGIGAGQMSRVESVRIACSKAGERARGSVLASDAFFPFPDNVVLAAEHGITAVAQPGGSVKDAEVIAAADAAGIAMVFTGARHFRH; via the coding sequence ATGATTCGACGCGCACTGATTTCGGTATCCGACAAGACGGGACTGCTCCCGCTGGCCAGGCGGCTCGCGGAGAAGGGCGTGGAGATCCTCTCGACCGGGGGGACGCAGCGGGCGCTCGCGGACGCCGGCGTGCCGGTCATCGGGGTGGAGGCCTATACCGGCTCTCCCGAGGTGATGGATGGCCGGGTGAAGACGCTCCATCCTCGCGTGCACGGCGGCATCCTGATGCGCGGCGCAATCGACGACGAGGACCTCGCGCGGCTCGGCGGGGCGCCGATCGATCTCGTGGTGTGCAATCTCTATCCCTTCGAGGCGACCGTCCGGAAGCCAGGGGTCACGCACCCCGAGATCATCGAGAACATCGATATCGGCGGGCCGTCGATGGTGCGGAGCGCGGCCAAGAACCACGCGCGCGTCGCGGTGGTGGTCGATCCGGCCGACTACGATGCTGTGCTCGCCGAGATCGACAGGCAAGGTGAGGTGTCGAGCGCCACCCGCCGCCGGCTCGCCACCAAGGCGTTTGCGCACACGGCGGCCTACGACGGGATGGTGTCCGGTTACCTGTCCTCGCTGCCCGAGGACGGTGAGCCGAACGCCGCGCAGCGCGAGGCCTATCCGCGCTTCCTCACGCTCGCTCTCGAGCGGGCCTATCCGCTCCGGTACGGCGAGAACCCGCACCAGTCCGGCGCCTTCTATCGTGAGCGGGGCGCGGCCGCGGGGTCGCTGGCGCTGGCGGAGTCGCTGGGCGCGGGCGGCAAGGAGCTCTCGTTCAACAACCTCGTCGACGTGGACGCCGCGTTCGAGGCGGTGCGCGAGTTCACGCAGCCTGCCGCGGTCGTCGTGAAGCACACGAACCCGTGCGGCGTCGCGACAGGCGACAGCCTCGCGGCCGCCTACAGGACGGCGCGCGAGGCGGACGCCGTCAGCGCCTTCGGCGGGATCGTCGCCCTGAACCGCGAGGTCGACCGCGCGGCCGCCGAGGTGCTCGTCGAGACGTTCCTGGAGTGCGTGGTGGCGCCCGCCTATGCGCCCGAGGCGCTGGAGGTGCTCCGGACCAAGAAGAACCTCCGGCTGCTGGCGACCGGCGCGCTCCTGCCCGCGGATCACCGGGAGCTGACGTTCAAGCGTGTCGGCGGGGGCCTGGTGGTCCAGGAGCGGGACGCCTCGGCGGCCGGCGAGGTGCGCGGCGGCCGGGTCGTGACGAAGCGCGCGCCCACGGAGGAGGAGATCGAGGCGCTCGATCTCGGCTGGCGCGTCTGCAAGCACGTGAAATCCAACGCGATCGTGCTCGCGATTCCCGGGAGGACGGTCGGTATCGGCGCCGGACAGATGTCGCGGGTCGAGAGCGTGCGCATCGCCTGCAGCAAGGCGGGCGAGCGGGCTCGCGGGAGCGTCCTCGCGTCGGACGCGTTCTTCCCGTTTCCGGACAACGTGGTGCTCGCCGCGGAGCACGGGATCACGGCGGTCGCGCAGCCTGGAGGCAGCGTCAAGGACGCGGAGGTCATCGCCGCGGCCGACGCGGCGGGGATCGCGATGGTGTTCACAGGGGCCCGGCACTTCCGTCACTGA
- a CDS encoding ParA family protein, with protein MGGISETCSVCGTGFEVQFRYQMEEKDGGFSFFCSQKCLEKSHLGGQDGAALATCDACAKRFPPDLVSQVLYVAGRRHYACSLGCRTQLVREAKGARLGDIAAAAAAPAEGATPTGGEAPLAGGASRAATEAAEPAPPAARASAHGEATGPAAPAVAQVASAARPAELKGQGAVAVPLSPAGGAKRPAQPPQRPAGVPRCLAVFNHKGGTGKTTTAVSVAAGLAARDKRVLLVDTDAQGNVSVSLGAGAERSLYHVLVMGLRVADATKTVRPNLDLLPSNETLAAAELYLAGRQNRDRVLSDRLSAAAAEYDYVVLDCSPSLSLMNQNALVFADSVLVPVACDYLSLVGVRQVIKTVKNVNALLHHPVQIWGVLPTFYDGRAKIAREAVSTMKQHFGERCLAPIRQAIKVKEAPAQGQTIFEYASGTPAADDYLAVVDRIIESRERGTAGSEAGAARDGTAWSVDRVDAGTERPGAAAAGA; from the coding sequence GTGGGCGGAATCAGCGAGACGTGCAGCGTGTGCGGGACCGGATTCGAGGTCCAGTTCCGGTACCAGATGGAGGAGAAGGACGGCGGCTTCTCCTTCTTCTGCTCGCAGAAATGCCTGGAAAAGAGCCATCTCGGCGGGCAGGACGGCGCCGCGCTCGCCACGTGCGACGCGTGCGCGAAGCGGTTTCCGCCGGATCTCGTGTCCCAGGTGCTCTACGTCGCCGGGCGCCGGCACTACGCGTGCTCGCTGGGGTGCCGGACGCAGCTGGTCCGTGAGGCGAAGGGGGCAAGGCTCGGCGACATCGCGGCGGCGGCCGCGGCGCCGGCCGAGGGGGCAACGCCGACCGGCGGCGAGGCGCCGCTGGCAGGAGGCGCCTCGCGCGCCGCCACGGAGGCAGCTGAGCCGGCGCCGCCGGCGGCTCGCGCGAGCGCACACGGCGAGGCGACGGGGCCGGCCGCGCCGGCCGTTGCGCAGGTCGCGTCTGCTGCTCGGCCGGCGGAGCTCAAGGGGCAGGGCGCGGTCGCGGTGCCCCTGTCGCCGGCGGGGGGCGCGAAGCGGCCCGCGCAGCCGCCGCAGCGGCCCGCCGGGGTGCCCCGCTGCCTGGCCGTGTTCAACCACAAGGGCGGTACGGGCAAGACGACGACGGCCGTGAGCGTGGCGGCCGGGCTCGCGGCGCGCGACAAGCGGGTGCTCCTCGTCGACACCGACGCGCAGGGGAACGTCTCTGTCTCGCTCGGCGCGGGCGCGGAGCGGTCGCTCTATCACGTGCTCGTGATGGGGCTCCGGGTCGCGGACGCGACCAAGACGGTGCGCCCGAACCTGGATCTGCTGCCGTCCAACGAGACGCTCGCCGCGGCAGAGCTCTACCTGGCAGGGCGCCAGAACCGCGACCGCGTGCTCTCGGATCGCCTCTCCGCCGCGGCGGCCGAGTACGATTACGTGGTGCTCGACTGCTCGCCGAGCCTGTCGTTGATGAACCAGAACGCGCTGGTGTTCGCCGACAGCGTGCTCGTCCCGGTCGCGTGCGACTACCTGTCGCTCGTCGGCGTCCGGCAGGTGATCAAGACGGTGAAGAACGTGAACGCGCTGCTGCATCACCCGGTGCAGATCTGGGGCGTGCTGCCGACCTTCTACGACGGCCGCGCGAAGATCGCGCGCGAGGCGGTGAGCACGATGAAGCAGCACTTCGGAGAGCGCTGCCTCGCGCCGATCCGGCAGGCGATCAAGGTCAAGGAGGCGCCCGCGCAAGGGCAGACGATCTTCGAGTATGCGTCGGGAACCCCCGCCGCGGACGACTACCTCGCGGTGGTCGATCGCATCATCGAGAGCCGCGAGCGCGGCACGGCGGGCTCCGAGGCAGGGGCGGCGCGCGACGGGACGGCGTGGAGCGTCGACCGGGTGGACGCGGGTACGGAGCGGCCGGGTGCTGCGGCGGCGGGTGCGTGA
- a CDS encoding Bax inhibitor-1/YccA family protein, with translation MDHNYVGYGTRSSVHRAGAESRERFLVRTYNHLFGAIVLFAAIEVALFKTGVASVIARAMMGRSWLLVLGAFMLVSWLASRAAHTSVSKPAQYAALGGYVLAQAIVFVPLLYIADMVAPGAIQSAGLATMAGFAGLTAIAFVTRKDFSFLGALLRWGGICALVLIAAGALFGFQLGTFFSVAMVAFAGAAILYDTSNVLHHFPEDRYVGAALQLFASVALLFWYVLRLFTTSRN, from the coding sequence ATGGACCACAACTACGTAGGATACGGGACCCGCTCGTCGGTGCACCGTGCCGGTGCCGAGTCGCGCGAGCGCTTCCTCGTGCGAACGTACAACCACCTGTTCGGTGCGATCGTGCTCTTCGCTGCGATCGAGGTCGCGCTGTTCAAGACCGGCGTCGCCTCGGTCATCGCCAGGGCGATGATGGGCAGGAGCTGGCTGCTGGTTCTCGGGGCGTTCATGCTCGTGAGCTGGCTGGCCAGCCGCGCGGCGCACACGTCGGTGTCGAAGCCGGCGCAGTACGCCGCGCTCGGCGGCTACGTGCTCGCCCAGGCGATCGTCTTCGTGCCGCTCCTCTACATCGCGGACATGGTCGCTCCCGGCGCGATCCAGAGCGCTGGGCTCGCCACGATGGCCGGCTTCGCAGGGCTCACCGCGATCGCGTTCGTGACCCGCAAGGATTTCTCGTTCCTCGGGGCTCTCCTGCGCTGGGGCGGCATCTGCGCGCTCGTCCTCATCGCGGCCGGGGCGCTGTTCGGCTTCCAGCTCGGCACCTTCTTCAGCGTCGCCATGGTCGCGTTCGCCGGGGCCGCCATCCTGTACGACACGTCGAACGTCCTGCACCACTTCCCCGAGGACCGGTACGTCGGCGCCGCGCTCCAGCTCTTCGCGTCGGTCGCCCTGCTGTTCTGGTACGTACTCCGCCTCTTCACCACCTCCCGCAACTGA
- a CDS encoding DUF4112 domain-containing protein produces the protein MPVPPLAPLKPIDLEDERLRRLNALGHFLDNSIRIPGLDYRVGYDAVIGLIPGIGDLIGFALSIYIVLAATRYRLPASAVLRMVLNVGLETLLGTVPLVGDLFDATYKANARNLDLLRAHLAARTQGSAPPSNLRFYAGLSLALAGILALTALMLFSLTRALQSLFSP, from the coding sequence ATGCCCGTGCCGCCCCTCGCCCCGCTGAAGCCCATTGATCTCGAGGACGAGCGGCTCAGGCGCTTGAACGCACTCGGGCACTTTCTGGACAACTCCATCCGTATCCCTGGACTCGACTATCGGGTCGGCTATGACGCCGTGATCGGGTTGATCCCTGGCATCGGCGATCTCATCGGTTTCGCGCTCTCGATCTACATCGTGCTCGCGGCGACGCGTTACCGTCTCCCCGCCTCGGCGGTGCTGCGCATGGTGCTCAACGTCGGCCTAGAGACGCTGCTCGGCACGGTTCCTCTCGTAGGCGATCTCTTCGACGCGACCTACAAGGCGAACGCGCGCAACCTCGACCTGCTGCGCGCGCACCTCGCCGCGCGCACGCAAGGCAGCGCGCCCCCCTCCAATCTTCGTTTCTACGCCGGCCTATCCCTAGCGCTGGCAGGCATCCTCGCCCTGACGGCCCTCATGCTCTTCTCACTCACAAGAGCGCTACAGTCCCTCTTCTCTCCGTGA